A single window of Streptomyces cathayae DNA harbors:
- a CDS encoding phosphotransferase family protein produces MTVTALLPELTARAEDIAHTRTPTCPCGATGALADRPDGTVVRHADTVAKAHAPDTDAGELARRLTVSAGLPDVFLPPLGPAPADLHGRLVTFWPYGSPVDPDDPDAAPWEAVGTLLALLHRARLPEAVPKMRGPLKAARAVAGLRAVGDHPAAAPVLRAWAALPAWARAEAPMPRPAALCHGDLHLGQLVRLPEGPWRLIDIDDLGAGTPAWDLARPAAWFACGLLPGEEWTRLLDAYRAAGGTAFGPGDDPWTVLDVPARALTVQTAARTVTKAVTEGRDLDELDRAVVDACRRMAAIPGQLTHKSTK; encoded by the coding sequence GTGACAGTCACCGCCCTCCTTCCCGAACTCACCGCCCGGGCCGAGGACATCGCCCACACCCGCACCCCCACCTGCCCCTGCGGGGCGACCGGCGCCCTGGCCGACCGCCCGGACGGCACCGTCGTCCGGCACGCGGACACCGTCGCGAAGGCCCACGCCCCGGACACCGATGCCGGTGAGCTGGCCCGGCGCCTCACCGTTTCCGCCGGGCTCCCGGACGTGTTCCTGCCCCCGCTCGGACCGGCACCGGCCGACCTGCACGGACGCCTCGTGACCTTCTGGCCGTACGGCAGCCCGGTCGACCCGGACGATCCCGACGCCGCCCCCTGGGAGGCCGTCGGCACCCTGCTCGCCCTGCTGCACCGCGCACGCCTGCCCGAGGCGGTACCGAAGATGCGCGGCCCCCTCAAGGCGGCCCGTGCCGTCGCCGGGCTCCGCGCCGTCGGCGATCACCCGGCCGCGGCTCCCGTGCTGCGGGCCTGGGCGGCCCTGCCCGCCTGGGCGCGCGCCGAGGCCCCCATGCCGCGGCCGGCCGCCCTGTGCCACGGCGACCTCCACCTGGGCCAGCTGGTACGCCTGCCCGAGGGACCCTGGCGGCTGATAGACATCGACGATCTCGGCGCGGGCACCCCGGCCTGGGACCTCGCACGCCCCGCGGCCTGGTTCGCCTGCGGACTGCTGCCGGGGGAGGAATGGACACGGCTCCTCGACGCCTACCGGGCCGCGGGCGGCACCGCCTTCGGCCCGGGGGACGACCCCTGGACCGTCCTGGACGTCCCGGCCCGCGCCCTCACCGTGCAGACCGCCGCGCGAACGGTCACCAAGGCCGTGACGGAGGGGCGGGACCTGGACGAGCTGGACCGTGCCGTGGTCGACGCCTGTCGGCGAATGGCCGCGATCCCGGGCCAGTTGACGCACAAGTCGACGAAGTAG
- a CDS encoding zf-TFIIB domain-containing protein: MQCPKCRAPMHTYNRNGIQIEQCSGCRGIFLDYGELESLTRLEAQWSQSAPPPVPPAAPQAYPAAPQPAWGAPHGGHHYGHHRNKGFGRMLFSS, from the coding sequence ATGCAGTGTCCGAAGTGTCGTGCGCCGATGCACACCTACAACCGCAACGGTATCCAGATCGAGCAGTGCAGCGGCTGTCGAGGCATCTTCCTCGACTACGGCGAACTCGAGTCGCTGACCCGGCTGGAGGCCCAGTGGTCCCAGTCCGCGCCGCCGCCCGTGCCGCCCGCCGCCCCGCAGGCGTACCCGGCGGCACCGCAGCCCGCCTGGGGCGCCCCGCACGGCGGTCACCACTACGGCCACCACCGGAACAAGGGCTTCGGCCGCATGCTGTTCTCGTCCTGA
- a CDS encoding chorismate-binding protein: protein MLDLPPLARFGSRVATGLLDVTDDPAALDSRGFWAVCADFEGRLTCARFRDVREQPVPAPVPGGWRGPAVGDWTSSLDHEAYTAGVRRIREHIAAGEVYQANLCRVLSAPVPADADVDALTALLARGNPAPYAGTIRLPGHGVEIATASPELFLSRAGRTVESGPIKGTGRTEADLLDKDHAENVMIVDLVRNDLGQVCATGSVTVPDLCAVEKHPGLVHLVSTVRGELRPGAGWPELFAAAFPPGSVTGAPKSSALRIIGALERTPRGPYCGGIGWVDADRGTAGLAVGIRTFWIDRRADGAAVLRFGTGAGITWGSDPEREWRETELKASRLLAVASGGYEVSEGT, encoded by the coding sequence GTGCTCGATCTCCCGCCCCTCGCCCGTTTCGGCAGCCGCGTGGCCACCGGACTCCTCGACGTCACCGACGATCCCGCGGCACTGGACTCCCGTGGCTTCTGGGCCGTCTGCGCGGACTTCGAGGGCCGTCTGACCTGCGCACGCTTCCGGGACGTCCGCGAGCAGCCGGTGCCCGCGCCGGTGCCCGGCGGCTGGCGGGGGCCCGCCGTCGGCGACTGGACGTCCTCCCTCGACCACGAGGCGTACACGGCCGGCGTCCGGCGGATCCGCGAACACATAGCCGCCGGCGAGGTGTACCAGGCCAACCTCTGCCGGGTGCTCTCCGCTCCCGTCCCGGCCGACGCCGACGTGGACGCCCTCACCGCCCTGCTGGCACGCGGCAACCCGGCCCCGTACGCGGGAACGATCCGGCTGCCCGGACACGGTGTGGAGATCGCCACCGCGTCACCCGAGCTCTTCCTGAGCCGCGCGGGGCGGACCGTCGAGTCCGGGCCGATCAAGGGCACCGGGCGCACCGAGGCCGACCTCCTGGACAAGGACCACGCCGAGAACGTGATGATCGTGGACCTCGTCCGCAACGACCTCGGACAGGTCTGCGCCACCGGCAGCGTCACGGTGCCCGACCTGTGCGCCGTCGAGAAGCATCCGGGGCTGGTGCACCTGGTGTCCACGGTGCGGGGCGAACTGCGGCCCGGGGCCGGCTGGCCCGAGCTGTTCGCCGCCGCGTTCCCGCCCGGCTCGGTCACCGGCGCGCCCAAGTCGAGCGCCCTGCGGATCATCGGTGCCCTGGAGCGGACGCCCCGCGGTCCGTACTGCGGCGGCATCGGCTGGGTCGACGCCGACCGGGGCACCGCCGGGCTGGCGGTGGGCATCCGTACCTTCTGGATCGACCGGCGGGCGGACGGCGCCGCCGTGCTCCGGTTCGGCACCGGCGCCGGCATCACCTGGGGATCGGACCCGGAGAGGGAGTGGCGGGAGACCGAACTGAAGGCGTCCCGGCTGCTCGCGGTAGCGTCGGGCGGGTACGAGGTGAGTGAAGGGACCTAG
- a CDS encoding aminotransferase class IV, which yields MKIWLDGGLQDTESARVSVFDHGLTVGDGIFETVKTVNGRPFALTRHLDRLARSARGLGLPEPDADEVRHACAAVLEANPVPLGRLRVTYTGGHGPLGSDRGDHGPTLVVALDGTTRRPDSTAVITVPWTRNERGALTGLKTTSYAENVVALARAREQGASEALFGNTVGRLCEGTGSNVFVVLDGEIHTPPVASGCLAGITRALAVEWTGAAETDLPMDVLQRADEIFLTSTLRDVQAVHRVDDRELPGAPGPVTAKAMRIFDEHATADLDP from the coding sequence GTGAAGATCTGGCTCGACGGCGGGCTGCAGGACACCGAGTCCGCCCGCGTCTCCGTCTTCGACCACGGACTGACCGTGGGCGACGGCATCTTCGAAACGGTGAAGACCGTGAACGGCAGGCCGTTCGCGCTGACCCGGCATCTGGACCGGCTGGCCCGCTCGGCCCGCGGCCTCGGCCTGCCCGAACCCGACGCCGACGAGGTCCGCCACGCCTGCGCGGCCGTCCTCGAGGCCAACCCGGTGCCGCTCGGCCGGCTGCGCGTCACCTACACCGGCGGCCACGGCCCCCTCGGCTCCGACCGTGGCGATCACGGCCCGACCCTCGTCGTCGCCCTCGACGGGACCACCCGCCGCCCCGACTCCACCGCCGTGATCACCGTCCCCTGGACCCGCAACGAACGCGGCGCGCTCACCGGCCTGAAGACCACCTCCTACGCCGAGAACGTGGTCGCCCTCGCCCGCGCCCGCGAACAGGGCGCATCCGAGGCGCTGTTCGGCAACACGGTCGGCCGGCTCTGCGAGGGCACGGGCTCGAACGTCTTCGTCGTCCTGGACGGCGAGATCCACACCCCGCCGGTCGCCTCCGGCTGCCTCGCGGGCATCACCCGGGCGCTGGCCGTCGAGTGGACCGGCGCCGCCGAGACCGATCTGCCGATGGACGTCCTCCAGCGGGCCGACGAGATCTTCCTCACCTCCACCTTGCGGGACGTGCAGGCCGTGCACCGGGTCGACGACCGTGAACTGCCGGGCGCGCCGGGTCCGGTGACCGCCAAGGCCATGCGGATCTTCGACGAGCACGCCACGGCCGACCTCGATCCGTGA
- a CDS encoding GNAT family N-acetyltransferase, which produces MTTTLRPAEPLQRNPDGTRSRRYQVCVNSRPVGRVRLGTEPVSGGAVARIMSLRIEEPDRRRGRGTVAALAAEEIARSWGCRRIEASVPADPGADAAFRLATALGYVVRNCAMEKVLGDAPPALPEGSRARPMTDAEYGPWSAESEADYARSWIERGVPEAEARAKAAGDHAALLPDGLRTEGMLLSVLEHRGTPVGTLWLAVRGERAFVFEVETGAVHRGQGHGRSLMRLAEAQAVAAGKRAIGLNVFTGNTPAERLYTSLGYRTTRYAMYKHLL; this is translated from the coding sequence ATGACCACGACCCTGCGGCCGGCCGAGCCGCTCCAGCGAAATCCCGACGGCACGCGTTCCCGCCGCTACCAGGTGTGCGTGAACAGCCGTCCCGTCGGGCGCGTACGCCTCGGTACCGAGCCCGTCTCCGGTGGCGCCGTGGCCCGGATCATGAGTCTGCGGATAGAGGAGCCGGACCGCAGACGCGGCCGGGGCACGGTGGCCGCGCTCGCCGCCGAGGAGATCGCGCGGAGCTGGGGCTGCCGCCGCATCGAGGCGAGCGTCCCCGCCGATCCCGGTGCCGACGCAGCCTTCCGCCTCGCCACGGCGCTCGGCTACGTCGTACGCAACTGCGCCATGGAGAAGGTGCTGGGCGACGCCCCGCCCGCCCTGCCGGAGGGCAGCAGGGCGCGGCCGATGACCGATGCCGAGTACGGCCCGTGGTCCGCCGAGAGCGAGGCGGATTACGCGCGGAGCTGGATCGAGCGCGGCGTGCCGGAGGCCGAGGCGCGGGCCAAGGCGGCCGGGGACCACGCCGCCCTGCTGCCCGACGGCCTCAGGACCGAGGGCATGCTCCTCAGCGTCCTCGAACACCGGGGCACACCCGTGGGCACACTGTGGCTCGCGGTGCGCGGGGAGCGCGCGTTCGTGTTCGAGGTCGAGACCGGGGCCGTGCACCGCGGCCAGGGACACGGACGCTCCCTCATGCGGCTCGCCGAGGCCCAGGCGGTCGCCGCCGGGAAACGGGCGATCGGACTCAACGTCTTCACGGGCAACACCCCGGCGGAGCGGCTCTACACGTCACTGGGCTACCGGACGACGCGGTACGCGATGTACAAGCACCTGCTGTGA
- a CDS encoding DsbA family protein: MSDSSPDRTAAPVLDVWCELQCPDCRGALDDLRALRARYGDRLEVRLRHFPLEKHKHAFAAAQAVEEAVEQGQGWAYVEAVLGRVEELARGGEPFLVQVARELGLDAEEFDTALIDGRHILIVDADQAEGKAIGVTGTPTYVIDGERLDGGKSQEGLRERIEEITDRLLAGQ, encoded by the coding sequence ATGAGTGACTCCTCCCCCGACCGTACCGCCGCCCCCGTCCTCGACGTGTGGTGCGAGCTGCAGTGCCCGGACTGCCGCGGCGCTCTCGACGATCTGCGCGCCCTGCGTGCCCGCTACGGCGACCGCCTGGAAGTACGGCTGCGGCATTTCCCGCTGGAGAAGCACAAGCACGCCTTCGCCGCCGCGCAGGCCGTCGAGGAGGCGGTCGAACAGGGGCAGGGCTGGGCGTACGTCGAGGCCGTGCTGGGGCGGGTCGAGGAGCTGGCCCGTGGGGGAGAGCCCTTCCTGGTCCAGGTCGCCCGGGAACTCGGACTGGACGCCGAGGAGTTCGACACCGCGCTGATCGACGGCCGGCACATCCTGATCGTGGACGCGGACCAGGCCGAGGGCAAGGCGATCGGGGTGACCGGCACCCCGACCTATGTCATCGACGGCGAGCGCCTCGACGGCGGCAAGAGCCAGGAGGGCCTGCGCGAGCGCATCGAGGAGATCACGGACCGGCTGCTGGCCGGGCAGTAG
- a CDS encoding CGNR zinc finger domain-containing protein — MLITHDTRCALDTVVDLVNTAPEDDSAPDGLPDVAALESFVHSHQVSEVGVLTEFDLSAVRRLRGRFAAVFAAPEARAAAKLINELVAAAGTTPRLTDHDGYDWHVHYFAPGASITDHLAADCGMALAFFVVAGERERLRRCEAPDCRHAFVDLSRNRSRRYCDSRTCGNRLHVAAYRARRKEAAG; from the coding sequence GTGCTGATCACCCACGACACCCGGTGCGCGCTGGACACCGTGGTGGATCTGGTGAACACCGCACCGGAGGACGACTCGGCACCGGACGGACTTCCGGACGTCGCGGCGCTCGAGAGCTTCGTGCACTCGCACCAGGTCAGCGAGGTCGGGGTACTCACGGAGTTCGACCTGTCGGCGGTGCGCAGGCTCCGCGGACGGTTCGCGGCGGTCTTCGCCGCTCCCGAGGCCCGCGCCGCCGCCAAACTGATCAACGAACTGGTCGCGGCCGCGGGCACCACGCCCCGGCTCACCGATCACGACGGCTACGACTGGCATGTGCACTACTTCGCCCCCGGCGCCTCGATCACCGACCACCTGGCCGCGGACTGCGGAATGGCGCTGGCCTTCTTCGTGGTCGCCGGTGAGCGGGAGCGCCTGCGGCGCTGCGAGGCCCCGGACTGCCGGCACGCCTTCGTCGACCTCTCCCGCAACCGTTCGCGCCGCTACTGCGACAGCCGCACCTGCGGCAACCGCCTGCACGTCGCCGCGTACCGCGCGCGGCGCAAGGAGGCGGCGGGCTGA
- a CDS encoding SsgA family sporulation/cell division regulator — protein sequence MNTTVSCELHLRLVVSSESSLPVPAGLRYDTADPYAVHATFHTGAEETVEWVFARDLLAEGLHRPTGTGDVRVWPSRSHGQGVVCIALSSPEGEALLEAPARALESFLRRTDAAVPPGTEHRHFDLDQELSHILAES from the coding sequence ATGAACACCACGGTCAGCTGCGAGCTGCACCTGCGCCTCGTTGTGTCGAGCGAGTCCTCCCTGCCTGTCCCCGCAGGCCTGCGGTACGACACGGCCGACCCCTACGCCGTGCACGCCACTTTTCACACCGGAGCCGAGGAGACCGTCGAGTGGGTGTTCGCCCGCGACCTCCTCGCCGAGGGACTTCACCGCCCCACGGGCACCGGCGACGTCCGCGTCTGGCCATCGCGCAGTCATGGTCAGGGCGTCGTCTGTATCGCCCTGAGCTCCCCGGAGGGGGAGGCCTTGCTCGAGGCCCCGGCGCGGGCTCTGGAGTCCTTCCTGAGGCGCACGGACGCCGCCGTGCCTCCCGGCACGGAACACCGGCACTTCGATCTCGATCAGGAGCTCTCCCACATCCTGGCGGAAAGCTAG
- a CDS encoding TIGR02611 family protein, with amino-acid sequence MNTGSDSPGEAAMTADRAGTDGADQVKDERALGSRAPAFVQARRALHVSWQVGVFIVGLAVVAAGAAMLVLPGPGWVVIFAGMAIWATEFVWAQLVLRWTKRKVTEAAQRALDPRVRRRNIILTSIGLVIAAALTGAYLWKFGLALPWEIENQ; translated from the coding sequence ATGAACACGGGGAGTGACTCACCCGGCGAGGCGGCCATGACGGCGGATCGGGCGGGGACGGACGGGGCGGACCAGGTGAAGGACGAGCGTGCGCTGGGCTCGCGGGCGCCGGCGTTCGTCCAGGCGCGGCGCGCCCTGCACGTGAGCTGGCAGGTCGGCGTCTTCATCGTGGGACTCGCGGTGGTGGCGGCCGGTGCCGCCATGCTGGTGCTGCCCGGACCGGGGTGGGTGGTGATCTTCGCCGGCATGGCGATCTGGGCGACGGAGTTCGTCTGGGCCCAGCTGGTGCTCCGGTGGACCAAGCGCAAGGTCACCGAGGCGGCGCAGCGCGCCCTCGATCCACGGGTGCGGCGCCGGAACATCATCCTGACCTCGATCGGCCTGGTGATCGCGGCCGCGTTGACCGGGGCCTATCTGTGGAAGTTCGGCCTTGCGCTGCCCTGGGAGATCGAGAACCAGTGA
- a CDS encoding ABC transporter substrate-binding protein, whose amino-acid sequence MRQGENGETTEKRVGGRVGRRTVLKAAGASLAVAGLGATATACGGGSDSGDGTVTLRYSWWGAEDRAERINRTIALFEKKHPKIKIKTDFQPYTDFWKKFNTQASGGNPPDVFQNAIGFLRKYDAKNVLLDLSGQVEAGHLSMEGFRAGLEKFGEIDGKLLGVPVGSNSMALVIDKPVFARAGVTAEQGWTWDDFDEAMARIRDRAGRAGDSGMYGVMYLYDLYLRQNGKAFFTEDGLGFTEADLTRWWTKAEKGVRSGLFADPRKAAQIKPKSALSGELAGSEFTWDNFTVRYTSEGKSEYGLAPVPTTDGKKTGQYLGSLMLSASKRTRHPEEVARFIDFMVHDPEVAKIMGYDRGVPATQAQYDAYRPTDPVNKAIAAYEESLVDAGVLEPITPHPNGADICEAAFLRIAEELGLGKRSVADAVKQFFTESKTALAG is encoded by the coding sequence ATGCGGCAGGGCGAGAACGGCGAGACCACGGAGAAGCGGGTCGGGGGGCGGGTCGGGAGGCGGACGGTCCTCAAGGCTGCGGGTGCCTCGCTGGCCGTCGCGGGGCTGGGTGCCACCGCCACCGCCTGCGGTGGCGGCAGCGACTCGGGAGACGGGACGGTGACGCTCCGTTACTCGTGGTGGGGTGCCGAGGACCGGGCCGAGCGCATCAACAGGACCATCGCGCTTTTCGAGAAGAAACACCCGAAGATCAAGATCAAGACCGACTTCCAGCCGTACACCGACTTCTGGAAGAAGTTCAACACGCAGGCCTCCGGGGGGAATCCACCGGACGTGTTCCAGAATGCCATTGGATTTCTGCGTAAATACGACGCGAAGAACGTTCTGCTCGACCTCAGCGGGCAGGTCGAGGCCGGCCACCTCTCCATGGAGGGATTCCGGGCGGGCCTGGAGAAGTTCGGTGAGATCGACGGCAAGCTCCTCGGCGTGCCCGTGGGCTCGAACTCGATGGCCCTGGTCATCGACAAGCCCGTCTTCGCCCGGGCCGGTGTCACAGCCGAACAGGGCTGGACCTGGGACGACTTCGACGAGGCGATGGCGAGGATCCGGGACAGGGCCGGGCGGGCCGGGGACAGCGGCATGTACGGGGTCATGTACCTCTACGACCTGTATCTGCGGCAGAACGGCAAGGCGTTCTTCACCGAGGACGGTCTGGGATTCACCGAGGCGGATCTCACCCGGTGGTGGACCAAGGCCGAGAAGGGCGTCAGGTCCGGCCTGTTCGCCGATCCGAGGAAGGCCGCCCAGATCAAACCCAAGTCGGCGCTCTCCGGCGAACTCGCCGGATCCGAGTTCACCTGGGACAACTTCACCGTCCGCTACACCTCCGAGGGCAAGAGCGAGTACGGTCTCGCGCCCGTCCCGACCACGGACGGCAAGAAGACCGGCCAGTACCTCGGCTCCCTGATGCTGAGCGCCTCCAAGCGCACCCGGCACCCCGAGGAGGTCGCCCGGTTCATCGACTTCATGGTGCACGATCCCGAGGTCGCCAAGATCATGGGATACGACCGCGGTGTGCCCGCCACGCAGGCGCAGTACGACGCGTACCGGCCGACCGACCCGGTCAACAAGGCGATCGCCGCCTACGAGGAGTCCCTCGTCGACGCGGGTGTCCTGGAGCCCATCACCCCGCATCCGAACGGCGCCGACATCTGCGAGGCCGCGTTCCTGCGCATCGCGGAGGAACTGGGCCTGGGCAAGCGCTCCGTGGCGGACGCCGTCAAGCAGTTCTTCACCGAGTCGAAGACGGCTCTCGCCGGCTGA
- a CDS encoding carbohydrate ABC transporter permease, whose translation MGTAVTHAPATEAPARDSEPRHGPVKSPRPAALKRRGRRENLAGYLFMSPWIAGFLLLTAGPMIASLYFAFTDYNLFDAPRWVGLDNFSEMFADPRWRHSVQVTLWYVAVGTPIKLIAALGVALLLAQKRRGQAFYRAAFYAPSLIGASVSVAIVWKAIFSDDAIVDRTQKLFGVDVGGWTGDPDLIIYSLVALTVWQFGAPMVIFLAGLKQVPRELYEAADVDGAGRLRQFWNITLPVISPVLFFNVLLETIHSFQIFSSAYIVGGGAGGNACGPADGTMVYTCYLYVQGFENSRMGLASAMAWMLLVGVALVTAVLFWSQKRWVHYEEGGR comes from the coding sequence ATGGGAACCGCCGTGACACACGCCCCTGCGACGGAGGCCCCGGCCCGGGACTCCGAGCCGCGGCACGGTCCGGTGAAGTCCCCGCGCCCCGCCGCCCTGAAGCGGCGGGGCCGCCGGGAGAACCTGGCCGGCTACCTCTTCATGTCCCCCTGGATCGCCGGGTTCCTGCTGCTGACGGCAGGCCCGATGATCGCCTCCCTGTACTTCGCGTTCACCGACTACAACCTGTTCGACGCCCCCCGATGGGTCGGCCTGGACAACTTCTCCGAGATGTTCGCCGACCCGCGCTGGCGCCACTCGGTGCAGGTCACGCTCTGGTACGTGGCCGTCGGTACGCCGATCAAGCTGATCGCCGCGCTCGGGGTGGCGTTGCTGCTGGCCCAGAAGCGGCGCGGGCAGGCCTTCTACCGGGCCGCCTTCTACGCGCCGTCGCTGATCGGGGCGAGCGTCTCCGTCGCCATCGTGTGGAAGGCGATCTTCTCCGACGACGCGATCGTCGACCGTACACAGAAGCTCTTCGGCGTCGACGTCGGCGGCTGGACCGGTGACCCGGACCTGATCATCTACAGCCTGGTGGCGCTCACCGTCTGGCAGTTCGGCGCCCCCATGGTCATCTTCCTGGCCGGTCTGAAGCAGGTGCCGCGCGAGCTGTACGAGGCGGCCGACGTCGACGGGGCGGGCAGGCTGCGGCAGTTCTGGAACATCACCCTGCCGGTGATCTCCCCGGTGCTCTTCTTCAACGTCCTGCTGGAGACCATCCACTCCTTCCAGATCTTCAGCTCGGCCTACATCGTCGGCGGCGGTGCCGGAGGCAACGCCTGCGGTCCCGCGGACGGCACGATGGTCTACACCTGTTATCTGTACGTCCAGGGCTTCGAGAACAGCCGGATGGGCCTGGCCTCCGCCATGGCGTGGATGCTGCTGGTCGGGGTCGCCCTGGTCACCGCGGTGCTGTTCTGGTCCCAGAAACGCTGGGTGCACTACGAGGAGGGCGGCCGATGA
- a CDS encoding carbohydrate ABC transporter permease: protein MSSPDLSTSLDQGVPPSTTDVTPVRPPRTTAFRRRLPGSLAWHLGSLAILAVILYPVIWVIGGSFKKSEDIVGSLDLFPGDPITSNYTSLADGIADIPISTFFFNSLFLAIGSVIGIVVSCSLTAYAFAKIRFAGRNLLFTLMIGTLLLPYHVLLIPQYVLFRNMDMINTYTPLLLGKYLATEAFFVFLMVQFMRNLPRELDEAARLDGCGHFRIYWSIVLPLCRPALITSAIFTFINAWNDFMGPLIYLNEPGKYTVSLGLKMFVDQEALANYGGMIAMSLVALLPVLAFFLAFQRYLIDGMATSGLKG from the coding sequence ATGAGCTCCCCCGATCTCTCGACTTCGCTCGATCAGGGGGTGCCCCCCTCGACCACCGACGTCACACCGGTCCGCCCCCCGCGGACGACGGCCTTCCGGCGCAGGCTGCCCGGCTCACTGGCCTGGCACCTCGGGTCACTGGCGATCCTCGCGGTGATCCTCTACCCGGTGATCTGGGTCATCGGCGGGTCGTTCAAGAAGAGCGAGGACATCGTCGGCAGCCTGGACCTCTTCCCGGGCGACCCGATCACCTCGAACTACACCAGCCTCGCCGACGGCATCGCGGACATCCCCATCTCCACGTTCTTCTTCAACTCGCTCTTCCTCGCGATCGGTTCGGTGATCGGGATCGTGGTGTCCTGCTCGCTGACCGCCTACGCCTTCGCGAAGATCAGGTTCGCCGGCCGCAATCTGCTCTTCACGCTGATGATCGGCACGCTGCTGCTGCCGTACCACGTGCTGCTCATCCCGCAGTACGTGCTCTTCCGCAACATGGACATGATCAACACGTACACCCCGCTCCTGCTGGGGAAGTACCTGGCCACGGAGGCGTTCTTCGTCTTCCTGATGGTGCAGTTCATGCGCAACCTGCCCAGGGAACTCGACGAGGCGGCACGCCTCGACGGCTGCGGGCACTTCCGCATCTACTGGTCGATCGTGCTCCCGCTGTGCCGTCCCGCGCTGATCACCAGTGCCATCTTCACCTTCATCAACGCCTGGAACGACTTCATGGGCCCGCTGATCTACCTCAACGAGCCCGGCAAGTACACGGTCTCCCTCGGCCTGAAGATGTTCGTCGACCAGGAGGCGCTGGCGAACTACGGCGGCATGATCGCCATGTCCCTCGTCGCGCTCCTGCCGGTACTGGCCTTCTTCCTGGCCTTCCAGCGTTACCTCATCGACGGCATGGCCACGTCCGGCCTGAAGGGCTGA